Below is a genomic region from Leifsonia sp. Root112D2.
CGGGCTCGCCTGGCGAGAGATGAATGCGGTGGCTTCGCCGACGCTGCGGGCGCGCTGACGGAGTTGCCGCTCCGCCTTGACCACCTTGAGCGGTTGACGTGCGACCGTGCTGATCGAATTCGATGATTGCCCCAAATAGGACGAGACATTGTCTCCTGCCCCAAGGTGCTCAAGCCACTCAAACACGCGCACTCGCGCGCTTCCAGCTTGCCGTCCGTAGCTGGTGAAGAATGCCGCTTCAGTCATCTGTGCCCTTCGATGGTTGGCTCGAAGCGACCACATCCCTCGAAGCTTTGTTGTCGGTGCGCCGTCGCCCCCAGCGTTCAGAAAGATGGTTGCCCGGCCGCACGAATGCCAGAAAGAATACGAAGATCAGCTCGCTGAGGAACAGCGTGTTGTTAATCTTGGTGAGAAACGTTGCCAAAAAAATTGTCGAGATGAAGGCACTCTGCATCCAAAAGAGACGAGCAGACTCGAATCGTCGCGAGTACATCCGAGCGACGAGGAGTCCCATCAGAAACATCGCCAGAATCACTCCTGGAGTCCTGAAGTCTCGGTAATAGGGCTCAAGCCAGGTGTACACATTCGTCAGTACGGCTGTGTCGATGAACGGTTGGATGGTGTTCAATGCCGAAGCACCAGGGATGGCCTTGAGGATCGGACCGAAGGTACTCGCTCCCCACGTCTGTGGGTTGTAGTTTCCGATCACCATCGAACCTTGGGCCCGGGGTGGAGGCCAATCGTAATTCGGCGAATCGACCAGTTGCAAGAACGCGACAGTGCCCGCCGTGTAGTACGTGAAGGGCGATGTCAGCCCAGAAGACTCAAGGGGGGCGGAGACGGCACCCGTCGAGAGAGCCTGCTGCCCGTTCTTGTGTAGTGCACCACCGATCACTTGGAATGCGACGAAGGCGACGACGACGAAAGCCACGATCGCGATCGCGATGCGCCCACGACCTCCCAGCAGCCTGAACCTGCCTGCGCCTCGCTTCTCGCGGCCGGTTGCCGTCTCCGAAATAGTCTCTGATTTACTCGACGGTTGAGTTATCAGAACGGCGATAAGCCAGAGCACAGCCATGAAAAGGTTCGTTCGCTGGAGGAGCGCGAGCATGCTGCCCGTCAATAGCACCAACGCTGCTAAGCGAATCCAGATTGAAAATGGACGATCAACCGATGCCTTGTACCCGAACGCCACGAACAGCAACGGGCCGAGATAAAGAAATACCCTGATCAGGAATGGCACCGATTCGAGATACGACTCACCTCGATATCCACGGATGGTTGCCGGGCTCGTAAGAAGCGTTACAAGCCCGAATCTCGACGCGATATTCACTAGATAGAACCCGAAAGCAACGGCATATATCGCGCATGCCACAATCACGCTGAACCGCGTGAATAGCGCAGTACTGGCTCCCGAATTCAAGGGCTCCAGAGCCGTCTTCGTTCGCCTCAGGCGATTGAACGGCCACCACGAACGCACCGGCCATTTGGCTACCCAGGCACCCACATTGAAGAAGAGGATGCCGCTGCCAAGCGTGAGCCATGCGATTGCGCTGGATTCCTTATATGCAATCAGGTTGGTACCAATAAGGATGAGTGCGCCAGCCCACACTGCGTTGTGGCACGCGACGACGAGAAATCGAGGCCGATTGCCGCGCCAGGCAAAATAGGTGAGGCCCGCCAACACGACGACGAGAATCGCCACCCATGCGGTATTCGACATAGTTACACAACTCCCCGCGAGTGCTGGTCAGGCCGGGCGATCAGGCTCGAATAGTACGCCTCGGTGTGAGCCCATACTGTGCCGCGACTATAGCTTTCGCGCGTGCGAGTCTGAGCTGCGTTACCCATGCTCGACCGCTTAGCAACGTCGAGCACCAACGTTGAGAGCGCTTCAGCAAGCGTCTTGGCCGAACCTACATCGACAAGCAAGCCGGTCTCCCCATCGACCACCGAATCAATCGCTCCCGTGGCGGTTGTCGTCACGGTGGGAATGCCGGATGCTCCTGCTTCGAGCACAACATTCGGGAAGCCCTCGCGGTAGGTCGGCAAACACAGCAGGTCCATGACCTGATAGTAAGTTTCGGGGTCAGAAACGTGGCCCGTGATCACGGCAGGTCGCAACGATTCGTCATCGCCGTCGAGTGCCACTCGACCACTTTCATCGTCAAGCCCTCCGACGACGAGAAGCTGATGGTCGACATCCGCTCGCGCCAGAATCTCACGGGCCTCGGCCAGTACTCTCAAGCCCTTGTCTTCGGTGAGGCGACCCACGAACCCCACGACAGGAACGCCGTCGACGAGGCCGAGCCTGCGTCTGAGTGCCACGCGATCGGCCTCGGCAAAGTTGGCGCGATCGAACATGTCGACATCAACCCCGTTCGAACTCCCTGCTCCAAGCACTGAAATCTTCTGAGCCGTGACCAGGCCGAGCTCTATCGCGCGGGTACGCAGGCTCGGGCTGACCGCCACGACGTGGTGCGCCGATGCGATGGCAATGCGCTCCACGGCAGAGAAGATCTTGCGTCGCACTCCCGTCGATGTCTCCAGTCGAAGTCCGCGCAGAAGGTAGATTCGCTGCGGAACCGATGCGAGGCGAGCGGCAAGACCACCGAGTAATCCGGCCTTCGGTGTGCCGACCGAAATTACATCTGGTCGCACGTGCCGGAGCAGCTTTGTCCATTGCGCTAGCGAAACGAGATCACGAAACGGCGAGGGCTCGCGAGCCATCATGATCGCATGGGTCGTGATGCCCGTGCTCCCTTTCAAGGCGTCGATCCCCGCACCAGCTGAACTCACGACATGCACGTCCCAGCCGTGCTCGACGAGGTACTCGGGAAAGCCCTGCATGAGCCGAAGGGACATGTCTGCGGTGACGCCGAGCAGGATGCTCGGCTTACCGTTGCCCACTATCCAGGCTGCTTCGACTGGAACCAGGAGATGGTCTGAGCGAGACCTTCCTCCAATGGCACGGGCTGCAGCTCGGGGAACAGTTCGCGAATGCGCACGCCGTCGCTCTGCGAAGCGCGAACGTCGCCGACGCGCGGGTCGACGTGCTCGACGGCGATGTCTTTGTTCAGCTGCTGCTTCATCAGCTCGACGAGTTCCATGAGCGTGGTGTTGGTGCCGAAGGCGAGGTTCACCGGGTCGGCCGAGTGAATCTTCTTGGTGGCCGCCTCGAAGATGGCCGTGCAGACGGTCTGCACGAAGGTAAAGTCGCGCGACTGCAGGCCATCGCCATGCACGGTGAGGGCACGATCGTTGAGCGCGGCATCCAGGAATTTCGGAATGACGGCGGCGTAGTCGTGATCGGCCGGCTGGCCCGGGCCGAACACGTTGAAAAAACGGCACGCGAGCGTCTTCATGCCGTAGGAGAAGCCGTAGGCGATGGCGTAGCCCTCCGTGGCCTGCTTGCTGACGGCGTACGGGCTCATCGGGCGGGTCCAGTCGAACTCCGACTTGGGCAGTGACGGGTTGCTGCCGTAG
It encodes:
- a CDS encoding glycosyltransferase family 4 protein; the encoded protein is MGNGKPSILLGVTADMSLRLMQGFPEYLVEHGWDVHVVSSAGAGIDALKGSTGITTHAIMMAREPSPFRDLVSLAQWTKLLRHVRPDVISVGTPKAGLLGGLAARLASVPQRIYLLRGLRLETSTGVRRKIFSAVERIAIASAHHVVAVSPSLRTRAIELGLVTAQKISVLGAGSSNGVDVDMFDRANFAEADRVALRRRLGLVDGVPVVGFVGRLTEDKGLRVLAEAREILARADVDHQLLVVGGLDDESGRVALDGDDESLRPAVITGHVSDPETYYQVMDLLCLPTYREGFPNVVLEAGASGIPTVTTTATGAIDSVVDGETGLLVDVGSAKTLAEALSTLVLDVAKRSSMGNAAQTRTRESYSRGTVWAHTEAYYSSLIARPDQHSRGVV
- a CDS encoding NAD-dependent epimerase/dehydratase family protein, with the protein product MKVLITGGAGFIGSNLARFFKQHDPQGEVRIIDDLSTGRRENLDGVDAQLVVGSILDYELLKTVTAGVDSVVHLAAIGSVPRSVAAPRPTHDANSTGTLNVLEAARELGVDHVVVASSSSVYGSNPSLPKSEFDWTRPMSPYAVSKQATEGYAIAYGFSYGMKTLACRFFNVFGPGQPADHDYAAVIPKFLDAALNDRALTVHGDGLQSRDFTFVQTVCTAIFEAATKKIHSADPVNLAFGTNTTLMELVELMKQQLNKDIAVEHVDPRVGDVRASQSDGVRIRELFPELQPVPLEEGLAQTISWFQSKQPG
- a CDS encoding O-antigen polymerase, which encodes MSNTAWVAILVVVLAGLTYFAWRGNRPRFLVVACHNAVWAGALILIGTNLIAYKESSAIAWLTLGSGILFFNVGAWVAKWPVRSWWPFNRLRRTKTALEPLNSGASTALFTRFSVIVACAIYAVAFGFYLVNIASRFGLVTLLTSPATIRGYRGESYLESVPFLIRVFLYLGPLLFVAFGYKASVDRPFSIWIRLAALVLLTGSMLALLQRTNLFMAVLWLIAVLITQPSSKSETISETATGREKRGAGRFRLLGGRGRIAIAIVAFVVVAFVAFQVIGGALHKNGQQALSTGAVSAPLESSGLTSPFTYYTAGTVAFLQLVDSPNYDWPPPRAQGSMVIGNYNPQTWGASTFGPILKAIPGASALNTIQPFIDTAVLTNVYTWLEPYYRDFRTPGVILAMFLMGLLVARMYSRRFESARLFWMQSAFISTIFLATFLTKINNTLFLSELIFVFFLAFVRPGNHLSERWGRRRTDNKASRDVVASSQPSKGTDD